Proteins from a genomic interval of Arthrobacter sp. CAN_C5:
- a CDS encoding glycosyltransferase family 2 protein, protein MPPTLSVVIPCRNDGDLLALCLQALGAQTRPPLEVIVVDNGSTDSTVAIAEAHGARVVTEPVIGIGAAAAAGYNAAQGTIIVRCDADSVPSGDWLEKIATRFADDVGLAALTGPGQFYDVSRWRGAAADLLYMRAYLVLMGAAMAHWPLFGSNMAFRSEVWEAVRTRVHSTDPEVHDDVDLAFALAPGHRTACDFSLRVGISPRALIGGADLRRRFVRAFRTIALHWRVSPPWERWAGRYRPAAR, encoded by the coding sequence ATGCCCCCAACACTTTCAGTGGTCATCCCGTGCCGCAACGACGGTGACCTCCTGGCCCTTTGCCTGCAGGCTCTGGGCGCCCAGACCCGGCCCCCGCTGGAGGTGATAGTCGTCGACAATGGTTCGACCGATTCGACAGTTGCGATTGCCGAGGCGCACGGGGCGCGGGTGGTCACCGAACCGGTGATCGGGATCGGGGCAGCCGCAGCAGCTGGCTACAACGCTGCCCAGGGCACCATCATTGTCCGATGCGACGCCGACTCGGTGCCGTCCGGGGACTGGCTGGAGAAGATCGCCACCCGCTTCGCCGACGACGTCGGGCTCGCAGCGCTCACGGGACCCGGACAGTTCTACGATGTTTCCCGGTGGCGGGGCGCCGCCGCGGACCTGCTGTACATGCGGGCCTACCTTGTCCTCATGGGTGCGGCCATGGCGCACTGGCCACTGTTCGGCTCCAATATGGCCTTCCGCTCCGAGGTGTGGGAAGCGGTGCGTACCCGGGTGCATTCAACCGACCCCGAGGTGCACGACGACGTCGACCTCGCGTTTGCACTGGCCCCGGGGCATCGAACGGCGTGCGATTTCTCGCTTCGGGTCGGGATTTCGCCCCGGGCGCTCATCGGGGGAGCCGACCTGCGACGCCGCTTCGTCCGTGCGTTTCGCACGATTGCGCTGCACTGGAGGGTTTCGCCACCGTGGGAGCGGTGGGCGGGCCGTTACCGCCCGGCGGCCAGATAG
- the idi gene encoding isopentenyl-diphosphate Delta-isomerase translates to MLEADGGSGSGTELVVLVDESGAPTGTQDKAEVHHTSTPLHLAFSTHVFDDDGRILVTRRALSKRTWPGVWTNSFCGHPGPGESTVDAIARRAGYELGIAVTDLSLALPDFRYRAVDFSGVVENEICPVYTARCVGELSPRDSEVSQWEWVEPHQLVESVRLTPWAFSPWLTLQLPLLYPAG, encoded by the coding sequence GTGCTTGAAGCAGACGGCGGTTCGGGATCCGGTACTGAACTGGTGGTCCTCGTTGACGAATCCGGGGCACCCACCGGCACCCAGGACAAGGCGGAGGTGCACCACACCTCGACGCCGCTGCACCTGGCCTTCTCCACCCACGTGTTCGACGACGACGGGCGGATCCTCGTCACCCGCCGGGCGCTGTCCAAGCGCACCTGGCCGGGCGTCTGGACCAACTCGTTCTGCGGGCACCCAGGACCGGGCGAATCCACCGTCGACGCGATTGCGCGGAGGGCCGGCTACGAACTGGGGATTGCCGTGACTGACCTTTCCCTCGCGCTCCCCGATTTCAGGTACCGGGCCGTGGACTTCTCCGGGGTGGTCGAAAACGAGATCTGCCCCGTCTACACCGCCCGTTGCGTTGGCGAGCTATCCCCACGGGACTCGGAGGTCAGCCAGTGGGAGTGGGTAGAACCCCACCAGCTGGTCGAATCGGTCCGGCTCACCCCCTGGGCGTTCAGCCCCTGGCTGACGCTCCAGCTTCCGCTGCTCTACCCCGCCGGGTAG
- a CDS encoding polyprenyl synthetase family protein translates to MDMETLLVDSRGLEQVESVLSNSFARSKARAATLGPTYHHLWETLENCAAGGKRFRPRMVMTAYDCLAGTDRDNAALVAASFEMLHTALIVHDDVIDRDFVRRGIPNVSGTYRLLAEDAGLAPDDAAHRGLSMGLIAGDLALSSAHRLLDGVRTDPATRERLGELLDDAVFASAAGELLDVDASTSDVASSEETLQMARLKTAVYSFESPLKAGAVLAGADEAIIDSLGDFGRDVGIAYQLADDILGVFGDEKTTGKTTWGDLREGKRTALISYVAQRAEWEQISSLVGSPELSAAGAEKIRGVLRSSGALDHVVSLAGDYAQRAQEHLGAAHIPAELRDGLAHVATAVLARVR, encoded by the coding sequence ATGGACATGGAAACCTTGCTGGTCGACTCCCGCGGCTTGGAGCAGGTGGAAAGTGTCCTCTCAAACAGTTTTGCCCGCTCGAAGGCCCGTGCGGCGACCCTTGGTCCTACGTACCACCACCTGTGGGAAACACTCGAGAACTGCGCCGCTGGCGGCAAGCGTTTTCGTCCGCGCATGGTCATGACCGCTTACGACTGCCTCGCCGGGACCGACCGGGACAACGCAGCTCTGGTGGCAGCGTCCTTCGAAATGCTCCACACGGCACTGATCGTTCACGACGACGTGATCGACCGGGATTTCGTCAGGCGGGGCATCCCCAACGTGTCGGGTACCTACCGGCTGCTGGCCGAAGACGCAGGCCTCGCACCCGACGACGCCGCGCACCGCGGACTGTCCATGGGACTCATTGCCGGGGACCTGGCCCTCTCCAGTGCCCACCGCCTGCTCGATGGCGTCCGCACCGACCCCGCCACGCGGGAACGGCTCGGTGAGCTCCTTGATGACGCAGTGTTCGCCTCCGCGGCGGGGGAACTGCTCGACGTCGACGCTTCAACCTCCGACGTGGCATCGTCCGAGGAAACCCTCCAGATGGCGCGGCTGAAAACGGCTGTGTACTCGTTCGAAAGCCCGCTCAAGGCCGGTGCCGTCCTGGCGGGTGCCGATGAAGCCATCATCGATTCCCTCGGTGATTTCGGCAGGGATGTGGGGATCGCCTACCAGCTGGCCGATGATATCCTCGGCGTTTTCGGGGACGAGAAGACCACCGGAAAGACCACCTGGGGGGACCTGCGGGAGGGCAAGCGGACCGCCCTGATCTCGTACGTCGCCCAGCGGGCCGAATGGGAGCAGATTTCATCACTGGTCGGATCGCCGGAGCTCTCGGCCGCCGGGGCCGAGAAGATCCGCGGAGTCCTGAGGTCCAGCGGGGCACTGGATCACGTGGTGTCGCTGGCAGGAGACTATGCGCAGCGGGCACAGGAGCATCTGGGTGCCGCGCATATCCCGGCTGAACTGCGCGACGGGCTGGCCCACGTCGCCACGGCCGTCCTGGCGAGGGTGCGTTAG
- a CDS encoding phytoene/squalene synthase family protein: protein MQPHDALAFYTDVTHRTSAVVIKSYSTSFGLASRLLGGDVRQHVETVYALVRVADEVVDGAAAAAGLNPDQTREVLDDLESETERAMATGYSANPVVHAFANTARETGITAELTRPFFASMRADLERTEHTQESFDEYVYGSAEVVGLMCLKCFLYQEVTKPSAAQEQKFVDGARRLGAAFQKINFLRDLADDFKSLGRSYFPGIRPGNFGEADKHRLLDDIAADLAVSAEALRELPGSSRRAVALAQGLFAELSARLRDTPAEELLTSRVRVPNPVKLRIAARALAGRVPQPDETP from the coding sequence ATGCAGCCACACGACGCCCTTGCCTTCTACACCGATGTCACCCACCGCACCTCGGCCGTGGTGATCAAGTCCTACTCCACCTCGTTTGGGCTGGCCTCCCGGCTATTGGGTGGTGACGTCCGCCAGCACGTTGAGACGGTCTATGCCCTGGTCCGGGTTGCCGACGAGGTGGTCGACGGCGCGGCTGCCGCAGCGGGGCTCAACCCCGATCAGACGCGGGAGGTACTCGATGACCTGGAGAGCGAAACCGAGCGGGCCATGGCTACCGGGTACAGCGCCAACCCGGTGGTTCACGCCTTTGCCAACACCGCACGGGAAACCGGAATCACCGCCGAGCTGACCCGACCCTTCTTCGCCTCGATGCGTGCCGACCTGGAACGGACCGAGCACACGCAGGAGTCCTTCGACGAGTACGTCTACGGCTCGGCCGAGGTGGTGGGCCTGATGTGCCTGAAATGCTTCCTGTACCAAGAGGTAACCAAGCCAAGCGCCGCCCAGGAACAAAAGTTCGTCGACGGAGCCCGCCGACTGGGAGCTGCCTTCCAGAAAATCAATTTCCTGCGCGACCTTGCCGACGACTTCAAGTCGCTGGGGCGCAGCTACTTTCCCGGTATCAGGCCCGGAAACTTCGGCGAAGCCGACAAGCACCGGCTCCTCGATGACATTGCAGCTGACCTGGCCGTGTCTGCCGAGGCACTTCGGGAGCTGCCGGGTTCCAGCCGTCGCGCCGTCGCTCTGGCCCAGGGGCTCTTCGCCGAGCTTTCCGCGCGGCTACGCGACACCCCTGCTGAAGAACTCCTGACGTCGCGGGTCCGGGTGCCTAACCCGGTGAAACTCCGAATTGCCGCCCGGGCACTGGCGGGCCGTGTCCCGCAGCCTGATGAAACACCCTGA
- the crtI gene encoding phytoene desaturase family protein has protein sequence MNSHAPLNSPVNGPRRKVIVIGGGIAGLASAALLAEEGHEVTVLEKQAATGGRAGLWEQDGFRFDTGPSWYLMPEVIDHFFKLLGTSATAQLDLVKLDPGYRVYSEGHTQPINVPAERADVVKLFNDIEPGAGEALEKYLDSASETYTMATRRFLYTTFQSFLPFLRPDVLSRVPKLVRLLLQPLSRLAAATVTDNRLRQILGYPAVFLGTSPFEAPSMYHLMSHLDLDDGVLYPMGGFTRLTEAIHSQARSRNVEIITGARVDQILTLPGDGRSQKARVTGVRWVAADGAVHTTAADTVIAANDLHHAETQLLQPADQTYPEKYWSSRTAGPSALLLYLGVKGGLPELEHHTLLFTADWEDNFSRIFGKTTSVPTPASLYVCRPSATDPGVAPEGHENVFVLVPVPADPGLGAGGIDGAGDPGIESLADTVIDQISKWADIPDLADRIVVRRTYGPQDFVGDFNAWQGTSLGPAHVLRQSAFFRGRNKSRKVEGLYYAGSSTIPGIGIPMCLISAELLIKRLRSDTSTGPLAEPLVARAGVPEAAVGKDGQ, from the coding sequence ATGAACTCCCACGCACCCCTGAACAGCCCAGTGAACGGCCCACGTCGGAAGGTGATAGTCATCGGCGGCGGAATCGCTGGCCTCGCCTCGGCTGCCCTGCTCGCCGAGGAGGGCCACGAGGTCACCGTGCTGGAGAAGCAGGCAGCCACGGGCGGGCGGGCGGGCCTCTGGGAACAGGATGGGTTCAGGTTCGACACCGGCCCGTCCTGGTACCTGATGCCCGAGGTGATCGATCACTTCTTCAAGCTGCTCGGCACCAGCGCCACCGCGCAGCTGGACCTGGTCAAACTCGATCCGGGGTACCGGGTGTACTCGGAGGGGCACACCCAGCCCATCAACGTTCCCGCTGAGCGCGCCGACGTCGTGAAGTTGTTCAACGACATCGAACCAGGGGCGGGGGAGGCCCTGGAGAAGTATCTGGACTCGGCGAGTGAAACTTACACCATGGCTACCCGGCGTTTCCTCTACACCACCTTCCAGTCGTTCCTGCCGTTCCTACGCCCGGATGTCCTCAGCCGAGTCCCCAAGCTGGTTCGCCTGCTGCTGCAACCGCTGTCCAGGCTCGCCGCCGCAACGGTGACTGATAACCGGCTGCGCCAGATTCTGGGGTACCCGGCGGTCTTCCTCGGTACCTCCCCCTTCGAGGCACCCAGCATGTACCACCTGATGAGCCACCTGGACCTCGACGACGGTGTCCTGTACCCGATGGGTGGGTTTACCCGGCTGACCGAAGCCATCCACTCGCAGGCCCGGAGCCGGAACGTGGAGATCATCACCGGAGCGCGGGTGGATCAAATCCTGACCCTGCCCGGCGATGGGCGGTCCCAGAAGGCGCGGGTGACCGGCGTCCGTTGGGTCGCGGCCGACGGCGCCGTGCACACTACCGCTGCGGACACGGTGATCGCAGCCAACGACTTGCACCACGCCGAAACGCAGCTCCTGCAACCCGCGGACCAGACCTACCCGGAGAAATACTGGTCCAGCCGGACGGCTGGCCCCAGTGCTCTGCTGCTGTACCTGGGCGTCAAGGGCGGACTGCCCGAACTGGAACACCACACCCTCTTGTTCACCGCTGATTGGGAAGACAATTTCTCGCGGATTTTCGGTAAGACCACCTCGGTGCCGACCCCCGCGTCGCTGTACGTGTGCCGGCCGAGTGCCACCGACCCCGGTGTGGCCCCTGAAGGCCATGAGAACGTGTTCGTGCTGGTGCCAGTGCCTGCTGACCCCGGGCTGGGAGCTGGCGGGATCGACGGCGCGGGCGATCCCGGCATTGAGAGCCTCGCCGACACAGTGATCGACCAGATCAGCAAGTGGGCGGATATCCCCGATCTCGCGGACCGCATTGTCGTCCGCCGCACCTATGGGCCGCAGGACTTCGTCGGGGACTTCAACGCCTGGCAGGGCACCTCGTTGGGCCCGGCGCACGTGCTCAGGCAGAGCGCGTTCTTCAGGGGCCGCAACAAGAGCCGCAAGGTCGAGGGGCTCTACTATGCGGGCAGCTCAACCATTCCGGGCATCGGCATCCCCATGTGCCTGATCAGCGCCGAACTGCTGATCAAACGGCTGCGCTCCGACACCAGCACCGGTCCGCTGGCGGAGCCCCTGGTTGCCCGGGCGGGCGTTCCAGAGGCCGCCGTGGGCAAGGACGGGCAATGA
- a CDS encoding prenyltransferase, with product MSADARTGLSGTAKMLLVSSRPVSWVNTAFPFAAAYFLTTGSIDLAFVLGTLYFLIPYNLAMYGINDVFDYESDLRNPRKGGVEGAVLDRSFHRVTLWAAVLTNVPFLVALLLLGNPLSALVLAVSVFAVIAYSAPGLRFKERPFLDSVTSSTHFVSPAVFGLVLAGATFDVGLWAVLGAFFLWGVASQAFGAVQDIQADREGGIASIATVLGARTVVRFAVFAYLLSGLLMLMTPWPAMLGGLLALPYILSILPFADLRDEDCESANQGWRRFIRLNFLTGFLVTMLLIWVTQAG from the coding sequence ATGAGCGCCGACGCCAGGACCGGCCTGTCCGGGACCGCGAAGATGCTGCTGGTGTCCTCCCGCCCCGTGTCCTGGGTGAACACGGCGTTCCCCTTCGCGGCCGCGTACTTCCTCACCACCGGGTCCATCGATCTGGCGTTTGTTCTCGGGACGCTGTACTTCCTGATCCCCTACAACCTGGCCATGTACGGCATCAACGACGTCTTCGACTACGAGTCGGATCTCCGGAATCCCCGCAAGGGCGGGGTGGAAGGTGCCGTCCTGGACCGCAGCTTCCACCGCGTCACCCTGTGGGCTGCAGTGCTGACGAATGTCCCGTTCCTGGTGGCACTGCTGCTGCTGGGCAACCCGCTGTCTGCGCTGGTGCTCGCGGTGAGCGTGTTCGCGGTGATCGCCTACAGCGCTCCCGGACTCCGGTTCAAGGAGCGACCCTTCCTCGATTCGGTCACCTCCAGCACCCACTTCGTCAGTCCGGCCGTATTCGGGCTGGTGCTTGCAGGCGCCACCTTCGACGTCGGCCTCTGGGCGGTGCTGGGGGCGTTCTTCCTCTGGGGCGTCGCCAGCCAGGCCTTTGGTGCGGTGCAGGACATCCAGGCCGATCGTGAAGGTGGCATCGCCTCGATTGCGACGGTCCTCGGGGCACGCACCGTCGTGCGCTTCGCCGTCTTCGCCTACCTGCTGAGCGGACTGCTGATGCTGATGACGCCCTGGCCGGCAATGCTCGGTGGACTGCTGGCCCTGCCGTACATCCTGAGCATCCTGCCTTTCGCCGATCTCCGCGACGAGGACTGCGAAAGCGCCAACCAGGGGTGGCGGCGTTTCATCAGGCTGAACTTCCTCACCGGGTTCCTGGTGACCATGCTCCTGATCTGGGTGACCCAGGCAGGTTGA